Proteins from a genomic interval of Lolium perenne isolate Kyuss_39 chromosome 1, Kyuss_2.0, whole genome shotgun sequence:
- the LOC127314647 gene encoding transcription termination factor MTERF15, mitochondrial, with product MFASFCRRRLLLHIRKIPGGDGANPLQSIPGAIHLAHSYSVSSVPNSEFYRATVSYLISCGLSPAAAAATATTQKNRILSSDKADAARALLRDYGFANADIIRTLRSAPSILVVDPERILRPKLDFLASLGFEPRKIASEPFLLARSLDKHLVPSIQFIRGIIGSDDDLRLAFSRVPRALMADLDKNMRPAVEALRRCGLTEEAISKLLVIHMGMLMASPDRIREVFEDLKAIGMRISDSRFLYCFRAMCSVKRGTWRRKLELFQSFGLSEGEVLKAFKIQPTIVLFADENIKKKVRFLLDDLKLVISDIMAQPVILGYSLEKCILPRCAVLSVLMREGRIQTDIKLPRALLGNSKTFSARFISRYADDVPDVVKAYEGKIKFEGFI from the coding sequence ATGTTCGCCTCCTTCTgccggcggcggctcctcctccacATCCGCAAGATCCCCGGCGGCGACGGCGCAAACCCCCTCCAGTCCATCCCTGGAGCAATTCATCTCGCCCACAGCTACTCCGTCTCCTCTGTACCCAACTCTGAATTCTACCGAGCCACCGTCTCCTACCTCATCTCCTGCGGCCTctcccctgccgccgccgccgccacggccaCCACTCAGAAGAACCGCATCCTTTCGAGCGACAAGGCCGACGCCGCGCGTGCCCTCCTCAGAGACTACGGCTTCGCCAACGCGGACATCATCCGGACGTTGCGCAGCGCGCCGTCGATCCTCGTCGTCGATCCCGAACGGATCCTCCGCCCCAAGCTCGACTTCTTGGCCTCCCTCGGCTTCGAGCCCCGCAAGATCGCCAGCGAGCCTTTCCTCCTCGCGCGCAGCCTCGACAAGCACCTCGTCCCGTCCATCCAGTTCATCCGCGGCAtcatcggcagcgacgacgacctcCGCCTCGCCTTCTCCCGCGTCCCTCGGGCCCTCATGGCCGACCTGGACAAAAACATGCGCCCAGCCGTGGAAGCTCTCCGCCGATGCGGCTTGACCGAGGAGGCCATTTCGAAACTCCTCGTCATCCACATGGGCATGCTCATGGCGTCGCCGGATCGTATCAGGGAAgtcttcgaggatctcaaggcgATCGGTATGCGCATCTCGGACTCGCGCTTCCTCTACTGCTTCCGTGCGATGTGCAGCGTTAAGAGGGGCACATGGCGCCGGAAGCTGGAATTGTTTCAGAGCTTCGGTTTGTCGGAGGGTGAGGTGCTCAAGGCCTTCAAGATACAGCCAACCATAGTTCTTTTCGCCGATGAGAACATAAAAAAGAAGGTCCGGTTCTTGCTGGACGATCTGAAGCTTGTAATAAGTGATATTATGGCACAGCCTGTCATTCTAGGTTATAGCTTGGAGAAGTGCATCCTCCCAAGGTGCGCCGTGCTGAGTGTACTGATGAGGGAGGGGAGGATCCAGACAGATATCAAGCTGCCTCGGGCATTGCTCGGCAATTCCAAGACATTCTCGGCCAGATTTATATCGAGGTATGCCGATGATGTGCCAGATGTTGTCAAGGCATATGAGGGTAAGATTAAATTTGAAGGATTTATCTAA
- the LOC127314653 gene encoding probable aspartic proteinase GIP2, giving the protein MARSSHLVASTATALLLLLLFLSSHSCRAASRSGKNPTAVVLPVRKDSATLQYVTGFRQRTPQTPVTAVLDLGGATLWVDCDPGSYASSSYARVPCASKPCRLARTAACATSCVGAPSPGCLNDTCGGFPENTVTRVATGGNLITDVLSVPTTFRPTPGPLAAAPAFLFACGAKFLTEGLASGAAGMASLSRARFALPTQLAATFRFSQKFALCLPSTTSAGVVVFGDAPYAFQPGVDLSAGSLLYTPLLVNNVSTAGVSGRGDKSTEYFIGVTAIKVNGRAVPLNATLLGIDKQGVGGTKLSTVAPYTVLESSIHKALTDAFAAETAMIPRVAAVAPFRLCYDGSKVGSTRVGPAVPTVELVLHNEATSWVVFGANSMVAANKGGALCLGVVDGGPAPRTSVVVGGHMMEDNLLEFDLQRSRLGFSSSLLFRQTTCNNFRLG; this is encoded by the coding sequence ATGGCACGTTCCTCCCATCTCGTCGCTTCCACCGCCACcgctctgctcctcctcctcctcttcctgtcgTCGCACTCCTGCCGCGCGGCGAGCCGCAGCGGTAAGAACCCGACCGCCGTGGTGCTGCCGGTGCGCAAGGACAGCGCGACGCTGCAGTACGTGACCGGGTTCCGGCAGCGCACGCCGCAGACGCCCGTGACTGCCGTGCTCGACCTGGGCGGCGCCACGCTCTGGGTGGACTGCGACCCCGGGTCGTACGCGTCCTCCTCCTACGCCCGCGTGCCGTGCGCGTCCAAGCCGTGCCGCCTGGCCCGCACGGCCGCCTGCGCCACCAGCTGCGTCGGCGCGCCGTCCCCCGGGTGCCTCAACGACACCTGCGGCGGGTTCCCCGAGAACACCGTCACGCGCGTCGCCACCGGCGGCAACCTGATCACCGACGTGCTGTCCGTGCCCACCACCTTCCGCCCGACGCCGGGGCCGCTCGCCGCCGCGCCGGCGTTCCTGTTCGCCTGCGGCGCCAAGTTCCTCACCGAGGGCCTCGCGTCGGGCGCCGCCGGCATGGCGTCGCTCAGCCGCGCCCGCTTCGCGCTCCCGACGCAGCTCGCCGCCACCTTCCGCTTCTCGCAGAAGTTCGCGCTCTGCCTCCCCTCGACCACCTCCGCCGGGGTCGTCGTCTTCGGGGACGCGCCCTACGCGTTCCAGCCCGGGGTGGACCTCTCCGCCGGCTCGCTCCTCTACACGCCGCTCCTCGTCAACAACGTGAGCACCGCGGGGGTGTCCGGCAGGGGGGACAAGTCGACCGAGTACTTCATCGGCGTGACGGCCATCAAGGTGAACGGCCGCGCCGTGCCGCTCAACGCCACGCTGCTGGGAATCGACAAGCAGGGCGTGGGAGGCACCAAGCTGAGCACGGTCGCGCCATACACCGTGCTGGAGAGCTCCATCCACAAGGCGCTCACCGACGCCTTCGCGGCGGAGACGGCCATGATCCCTCGCGTGGCCGCCGTGGCGCCGTTCAGGCTCTGCTACGACGGGAGCAAGGTGGGGAGCACCCGCGTCGGTCCGGCCGTGCCGACCGTGGAGCTGGTGCTGCACAACGAGGCCACGTCGTGGGTGGTGTTCGGGGCCAACTCGATGGTGGCCGCCAACAAGGGCGGCGCGCTCTGCCTCGGCGTGGTTGACGGCGGCCCCGCCCCGCGGACGTCGGTGGTGGTCGGCGGCCACATGATGGAGGACAACCTGCTGGAGTTCGACCTGCAGCGGTCGCGCCTCGGGTTCAGCTCATCCCTGCTCTTCCGGCAGACGACTTGCAACAACTTCCGCCTCGGCTAG